In the genome of Leptospira inadai serovar Lyme str. 10, one region contains:
- the gyrB gene encoding DNA topoisomerase (ATP-hydrolyzing) subunit B, which produces MTQIDNSYSAGQIKILEGLEAVRKRPGMYIGTQDESGLHKMVYEVVDNSVDEAMAGHCTEITISILPDNIIEVRDDGRGIPTAIHPDKNISTIEVVMTILHAGGKFENDAYKVSGGLHGVGVSVVNALSEWLEVEVYQRGKIHYQKYAKGIPQGPVSIIGDSEARGTVVRFKPDATIFTTTEFQYDVLTTRFRELAFLNKGLKLIVKDTRKAEIEEHDFLFDGGIVSFVEYLNENKHPLHKTIHFERNKDDVVAEIAIQYSDTYSENIFCFTNNINNSLGGTHLEGFRAALTRTLNDFLKKDQQLVKKQPTGLSGDDLKEGLTAVISVKIPQPQFNSQTKEKLVNAEIKGIMQTLTGEGLSLFFEENPSVTKKILEKCILAAKAREAARKARDLTRRKTVLEGGGLPGKLADCSEKDPAGSELYIVEGDSAGGSAKQGRDRNYQAILPLKGKILNVEKSRLDKILGNEEIRTLVSALGTGIGEDEFNIDKIRYHKIFIMTDADIDGSHIRTLLLTFFFRYMKAVIEKGFLYVAQPPLYLIRHGKTATYLYSDKEKEEYLKTIGTDKAVIQRYKGLGEMNPEQLWETTMDPEKRVVLKVKLDDYVEAEDTFNILMGDEVVPRRRFIEVNAAKVANLDL; this is translated from the coding sequence GTGACTCAAATAGACAATAGTTACAGCGCTGGCCAAATTAAAATTTTAGAAGGTCTAGAAGCTGTCCGCAAACGTCCCGGGATGTATATAGGTACGCAGGATGAAAGCGGCCTTCATAAAATGGTCTATGAGGTCGTGGATAATTCTGTGGACGAAGCAATGGCCGGCCATTGTACGGAGATCACCATCTCCATTTTACCGGATAATATAATCGAAGTCAGAGATGATGGCCGAGGAATTCCGACCGCCATTCATCCCGATAAAAATATATCTACTATCGAAGTCGTTATGACAATCCTGCACGCCGGCGGTAAATTTGAGAACGACGCGTACAAAGTCTCCGGCGGGTTGCACGGGGTAGGGGTCAGCGTCGTCAATGCCCTTTCCGAATGGTTGGAAGTAGAAGTCTACCAGCGCGGAAAAATACATTATCAAAAATATGCTAAAGGAATCCCGCAAGGCCCCGTAAGTATCATCGGCGATTCCGAAGCGCGCGGAACGGTTGTCCGTTTTAAACCGGACGCGACCATTTTTACTACGACCGAGTTTCAGTATGATGTATTAACCACTCGTTTTCGAGAACTTGCCTTCCTGAACAAGGGCTTGAAACTTATCGTTAAGGATACAAGGAAGGCGGAAATAGAGGAACACGATTTTCTGTTCGACGGTGGAATCGTATCTTTCGTGGAATATCTAAATGAAAATAAACACCCTCTACACAAAACGATTCACTTCGAAAGAAATAAAGACGATGTAGTCGCGGAAATCGCCATTCAATATTCGGATACGTATTCGGAGAATATATTCTGTTTTACGAATAATATCAACAATAGTCTCGGCGGGACTCACTTGGAAGGATTTAGAGCCGCCTTAACGCGAACTCTAAACGACTTTCTTAAAAAGGATCAGCAATTAGTAAAAAAGCAGCCGACGGGATTATCCGGAGACGATTTAAAAGAAGGACTAACCGCGGTAATTTCCGTAAAGATTCCCCAGCCTCAATTTAACTCTCAGACGAAAGAAAAATTGGTTAATGCCGAGATAAAAGGAATCATGCAGACCTTAACCGGCGAAGGGTTGTCCCTTTTCTTCGAGGAAAATCCTTCGGTAACCAAGAAAATATTAGAAAAATGTATTCTAGCGGCTAAAGCTAGGGAGGCTGCAAGGAAAGCGAGAGACCTAACCCGAAGAAAGACCGTTCTTGAAGGAGGAGGTCTTCCCGGAAAATTAGCGGATTGTTCCGAAAAAGATCCTGCAGGCTCGGAGTTGTATATAGTGGAAGGGGATTCTGCCGGCGGCTCCGCAAAACAAGGAAGAGATAGGAATTACCAGGCCATTCTTCCTTTGAAAGGTAAGATTCTTAACGTTGAGAAATCGAGACTGGATAAAATCCTAGGAAACGAAGAAATCAGGACCTTGGTCTCCGCTCTGGGAACAGGGATCGGTGAAGATGAATTCAATATAGATAAAATCCGCTATCACAAAATTTTTATTATGACTGATGCGGACATAGACGGATCGCATATTCGGACTCTATTGCTTACATTCTTTTTTCGTTATATGAAAGCCGTTATCGAAAAGGGATTCCTATATGTGGCACAGCCTCCCTTGTACTTGATAAGGCATGGAAAAACGGCGACGTATCTATATTCGGATAAAGAAAAGGAAGAATATCTGAAAACTATAGGAACGGATAAAGCCGTAATTCAACGCTATAAAGGACTTGGTGAGATGAATCCGGAACAACTTTGGGAAACGACAATGGATCCCGAAAAACGCGTCGTACTTAAAGTAAAACTCGATGATTACGTTGAGGCGGAAGATACCTTTAATATACTTATGGGAGACGAAGTAGTCCCGAGACGTAGGTTCATAGAGGTAAACGCGGCGAAAGTTGCGAACCTAGACCTCTGA
- the gyrA gene encoding DNA gyrase subunit A yields MSQEMENEIKTLGFSPASRPDIGEALKNGVRVIPVEIEDQMKEAYLGYAMSVIVGRALPDVRDGLKPVHRRILHAMNERAWRSDRPYVKCAKIVGEVIGNYHPHGDSAVYDALVRMVQEFSLRVPLIDGQGNFGSIDGDNPAAYRYTEARLEKIAEELLRDIEKETVNFSPNFDDTKEQPDVLPANFPNLLVNGSSGIAVGMATNMPPHNLKETIEAVVSVIRNPDITIPELLKIMPGPDFPTGGIIIGGEGLLSAYHTGRGSIRIRSKVEIEENKKGREIIVVTEIPYQVNKRTLLERIGELVNEKQIEGISEILDLSDRKGIRVEIHCKKDSNAQVILNQLLKLTQLQISYGITMLAILDNKPKIFNLKEILVAYSIHRKEVIVRRTQFDLDKAEKRAHILEGLKIALENIEEVIKVIRASKNAAEAKEQLMLRFVLSDVQTDAILEMRLQRLTSLEVQKVIDELEEVRLLILDLKDILSNPVRVSDIVCTELQEVSGKFGNKRKTEISLESVESSTFNAEDLIADEEIVIQITYDQFVKRLPIDTFKRQRRGGKGIQGLSQKRDDVVKIMRSAMTHDSVMFFSNIGKVYMMKAYELPQASKEARGKSLKAIIGLGENEYISSVFTFRDEDKGKDLLLVTRRGFIKRVELSEFGNVKKSGIIAIGLRDGDELITVESVVKGDDVMIFSRKGLALRIEMDTIRAQGRAAQGVTGMRLGGDDAIVGLSKVVEGDDIFVISENGYGKRLGFEEFSTKGRGGKGMAFLKVGEKNGAAVGVSSVGADDEIILVTQQGMVIRTEANQISKMGRTAVGVRVVDIKDNDRVQDCTVIGESKEK; encoded by the coding sequence ATGAGCCAAGAGATGGAAAATGAAATAAAAACCCTAGGGTTTAGTCCCGCGTCAAGGCCCGATATAGGCGAAGCGCTGAAGAACGGCGTGCGGGTAATTCCGGTTGAAATAGAAGATCAGATGAAGGAGGCCTATCTAGGATACGCGATGAGCGTAATCGTCGGAAGGGCCCTCCCCGATGTACGCGACGGACTAAAACCCGTGCATAGAAGAATTCTCCATGCAATGAATGAGCGAGCCTGGAGAAGCGATCGGCCTTACGTAAAATGCGCAAAAATTGTCGGGGAAGTCATCGGTAATTACCATCCGCACGGTGATAGCGCCGTTTATGACGCTCTCGTGAGAATGGTCCAAGAATTTTCCTTGAGAGTTCCATTAATCGACGGTCAGGGAAATTTCGGATCGATTGATGGCGATAATCCTGCCGCTTATCGATACACCGAAGCCCGTCTCGAAAAAATCGCCGAAGAACTTTTACGAGATATCGAAAAAGAAACCGTAAACTTCTCGCCCAACTTCGATGATACGAAAGAGCAACCGGACGTTCTTCCCGCCAATTTTCCGAATTTATTAGTCAACGGATCTTCCGGAATAGCTGTGGGAATGGCCACTAATATGCCTCCGCACAATTTAAAGGAAACGATCGAGGCGGTAGTTTCCGTGATTCGGAATCCCGATATTACGATTCCGGAATTGTTAAAAATTATGCCCGGCCCCGATTTTCCGACCGGTGGCATCATCATCGGCGGGGAAGGATTGCTTTCCGCTTATCATACCGGTCGGGGTTCGATTCGGATTCGTTCCAAAGTGGAGATAGAGGAAAACAAAAAAGGTAGGGAGATTATCGTCGTAACCGAAATTCCTTATCAAGTTAATAAGCGAACTCTTCTGGAAAGAATCGGCGAGCTGGTAAATGAAAAGCAAATCGAGGGAATATCGGAGATCTTGGACCTATCGGATCGAAAAGGAATACGTGTCGAGATTCATTGCAAAAAAGATTCCAACGCACAGGTCATACTAAATCAACTCCTTAAACTGACTCAGCTTCAGATAAGCTACGGGATTACTATGCTTGCGATTTTGGACAACAAGCCCAAGATCTTTAACTTAAAAGAAATTTTAGTCGCTTATTCGATCCATCGAAAAGAGGTCATAGTACGAAGAACACAATTCGATCTCGATAAGGCGGAGAAGCGCGCGCATATTTTGGAAGGCTTGAAAATAGCCCTCGAAAATATAGAAGAAGTCATAAAAGTGATCAGGGCCTCTAAGAACGCCGCCGAGGCGAAAGAGCAATTGATGCTACGCTTCGTGCTATCGGACGTTCAAACCGACGCGATATTGGAAATGAGACTTCAGAGATTGACGTCTTTAGAAGTTCAAAAAGTCATAGACGAATTAGAAGAAGTTCGATTATTAATCTTGGATTTGAAAGACATTCTATCCAATCCTGTAAGAGTTTCCGATATCGTTTGCACCGAATTGCAGGAAGTTTCCGGTAAATTCGGAAATAAAAGAAAAACCGAAATTAGTTTAGAAAGCGTCGAGTCTTCGACTTTCAATGCCGAGGATCTGATAGCGGACGAAGAAATCGTTATCCAGATAACCTACGATCAATTCGTTAAGCGTTTACCGATCGATACGTTTAAGCGGCAACGCCGGGGTGGAAAAGGAATCCAGGGCCTTTCTCAGAAACGGGACGATGTCGTCAAGATCATGAGATCGGCGATGACTCACGACAGCGTTATGTTTTTTTCCAATATCGGAAAAGTTTATATGATGAAAGCATACGAACTTCCTCAGGCTTCAAAGGAAGCACGCGGTAAATCCTTAAAGGCAATTATAGGTCTGGGCGAAAATGAATATATATCTTCCGTATTCACTTTCCGGGATGAAGATAAGGGAAAGGATCTTCTCTTAGTAACGCGTAGAGGTTTTATTAAACGCGTAGAGTTGTCCGAATTCGGGAATGTAAAAAAATCGGGCATCATTGCGATCGGCCTTCGCGACGGAGACGAGTTGATTACGGTAGAGTCGGTCGTTAAGGGCGATGATGTGATGATTTTTTCAAGAAAAGGTTTGGCTCTCCGGATAGAAATGGATACCATTCGAGCCCAGGGACGAGCCGCACAAGGCGTAACCGGAATGCGATTGGGCGGAGACGATGCTATTGTAGGTCTTTCTAAAGTAGTCGAGGGAGACGATATTTTCGTAATCTCCGAGAACGGCTATGGAAAGCGTTTGGGTTTTGAAGAATTCTCCACCAAAGGACGCGGCGGTAAAGGAATGGCTTTCTTAAAGGTCGGGGAAAAGAACGGAGCCGCAGTCGGAGTTAGTTCAGTCGGAGCCGATGACGAGATTATTCTGGTCACTCAGCAAGGAATGGTTATCCGTACGGAAGCGAATCAGATCTCCAAGATGGGCCGTACGGCTGTCGGGGTTCGTGTGGTCGATATTAAAGATAATGATCGCGTCCAAGATTGTACCGTAATCGGCGAAAGTAAGGAAAAATGA
- a CDS encoding tRNA dihydrouridine synthase, translating to MIRVGSVEIPGWFAMSPMAGISDSPTRTMARRFGSAFSYTEFVSTDNLAVGSKKAISLLRFREEERPVSFQIFGNTLEIIVEAAKRIRELNPDIIDLNMGCPTKNVSMRGSGVGLLRKPIYAGKIIEALRKSLDIPVTAKIRLGWDDTSRNYMEVSRILEESGVQAISVHGRTKEMGYSGKADWDAIADIKAARNVPIFGNGDVISYSDALHKKNTYGVDGVLIGRNSIGNPWVFSGIDRQNIDVSESVSVSLMHLSLMVETFGEKFGIILFRKHLIRYFQGKENFIPIRVELLKEENFERIKSLLLTLDSSFSKTCVA from the coding sequence ATGATCCGCGTCGGGTCGGTCGAAATTCCGGGATGGTTCGCTATGTCGCCGATGGCGGGCATCAGCGATAGTCCGACTCGAACGATGGCAAGACGTTTTGGATCCGCATTCTCTTATACCGAATTCGTTTCGACGGATAATTTGGCGGTTGGCTCAAAGAAGGCGATTTCTTTATTACGATTTCGTGAAGAAGAAAGGCCTGTAAGTTTTCAAATTTTCGGCAACACGTTGGAAATTATAGTCGAAGCTGCCAAAAGAATTCGGGAATTAAATCCTGATATTATAGATTTGAATATGGGTTGTCCGACTAAGAATGTATCAATGAGAGGGTCCGGGGTAGGCCTACTAAGAAAGCCGATCTACGCCGGAAAGATCATCGAAGCATTACGTAAATCGCTGGATATTCCGGTCACGGCCAAGATTCGATTGGGATGGGATGATACTTCACGAAATTATATGGAAGTATCTCGTATCTTGGAAGAATCCGGTGTGCAGGCCATTTCCGTCCACGGTCGTACAAAAGAAATGGGTTATTCCGGAAAAGCCGACTGGGATGCGATTGCCGATATAAAAGCGGCGAGAAACGTTCCGATTTTCGGTAACGGGGACGTGATTTCCTATTCGGATGCATTGCATAAAAAGAATACTTACGGAGTCGATGGAGTCTTAATCGGTAGAAATTCGATCGGAAATCCTTGGGTATTCTCCGGAATAGATCGGCAGAATATAGATGTCTCGGAATCGGTCAGCGTTTCATTGATGCATTTGTCATTGATGGTAGAAACGTTCGGAGAAAAATTCGGCATAATTTTGTTTAGAAAACATCTGATCCGATACTTTCAAGGAAAGGAGAATTTTATTCCGATCCGAGTCGAATTATTGAAGGAGGAAAATTTTGAGAGGATAAAAAGTCTACTATTAACCTTGGATTCCTCTTTCTCGAAGACCTGTGTCGCTTAA
- the lenA gene encoding lipoprotein LenA, whose amino-acid sequence MKITSNILGALVVFSIFTLVGCKKEIPSQQNQIVGTKYSGWDQWIYKKPGSTNKADQATLVYGMEEVSGIEIVTHEETDKKGNKIVTEYLKLKTVDNKEGFAPAKNFFDAILFVVSEGDQAFAKNSLTSPSKGKLQRGMYCLEVEASGDFAKVRCYGSIVKGGKLTDIYDVWIQPASPNISKDPLLGDSLRNLRNASTKLIESAKISETAKQEELKSSAAKLLKSVAEKGDQFLEDANAIAAEYGLTLSEQ is encoded by the coding sequence ATGAAAATAACGAGTAATATTCTAGGTGCTCTTGTCGTTTTTAGCATTTTTACTCTAGTCGGTTGTAAAAAAGAGATTCCTTCCCAACAAAATCAAATTGTCGGTACTAAATATTCCGGCTGGGATCAGTGGATTTATAAGAAGCCGGGCAGTACGAATAAAGCCGACCAGGCAACTCTCGTTTACGGAATGGAAGAAGTTTCAGGAATAGAAATCGTAACTCATGAGGAAACGGATAAGAAGGGAAATAAGATCGTCACGGAATATCTAAAATTAAAAACCGTCGATAATAAGGAAGGATTCGCTCCCGCAAAAAATTTCTTTGACGCGATTCTTTTCGTAGTTTCGGAAGGAGATCAAGCGTTTGCGAAAAATTCCCTGACTTCCCCCTCGAAGGGTAAATTGCAACGCGGTATGTATTGCTTGGAAGTGGAAGCGAGCGGAGATTTCGCTAAAGTGCGATGCTACGGATCCATCGTAAAAGGCGGTAAGCTTACGGATATTTACGATGTTTGGATTCAACCCGCTTCCCCTAATATTTCAAAGGATCCTTTATTAGGAGATAGCTTGCGTAATTTGAGAAATGCCAGTACGAAGTTAATCGAGTCGGCAAAAATTTCGGAAACGGCCAAGCAAGAAGAGTTAAAATCGTCTGCGGCGAAGTTACTTAAATCGGTCGCGGAAAAAGGCGATCAATTTTTGGAAGATGCGAACGCCATAGCTGCCGAATACGGATTAACGTTGAGCGAGCAGTAA
- a CDS encoding lipoprotein LipL21 encodes MIKKLIAISLAAVLFSYCGPNTAQKDATSVGDGGWSFEGWGGPPEQRNDGKTPKDTNPKDYYYMKFSSRASAKAVAKKSPAMMQSTCREASRLQGASDVVKKMVGETVESASGVSDGEATANVIVSQSAGIVKGVGVYECKATGAGSDPKDVSKDNWEECQCVIYAKFPGGRDALVAKAQEVGK; translated from the coding sequence ATGATCAAGAAACTAATCGCTATTTCACTAGCGGCTGTACTCTTCTCCTATTGCGGGCCTAACACTGCGCAAAAGGATGCTACCTCTGTTGGTGACGGCGGATGGTCTTTCGAAGGCTGGGGCGGACCCCCTGAACAAAGAAACGACGGGAAAACTCCAAAGGACACCAATCCAAAAGATTATTACTACATGAAGTTTTCTTCTCGGGCATCCGCTAAGGCTGTTGCTAAGAAGAGCCCGGCAATGATGCAATCCACTTGCCGTGAAGCTTCTCGCCTACAAGGCGCTTCCGATGTAGTTAAGAAAATGGTCGGTGAGACCGTCGAATCTGCTTCCGGAGTATCTGACGGTGAAGCAACTGCGAACGTAATCGTTTCGCAATCTGCCGGTATCGTTAAAGGTGTAGGGGTTTACGAGTGTAAAGCTACTGGCGCTGGTTCCGATCCAAAAGACGTTTCTAAAGACAACTGGGAAGAATGTCAGTGTGTTATCTACGCTAAATTCCCAGGCGGCCGCGACGCTCTCGTTGCGAAAGCTCAAGAAGTCGGTAAATAA
- a CDS encoding LIC10012 family protein: MSKNFCIICATLLILPVSDAIATTMAFLPGHWEGMAPQSIEGTGEKPFELSRLGQFYASKAYLIKIKDTFRDQKDPDAMEYLRAQLSKEQFREACLRFKTDYVVRDSVEIQNKIRIDRSVFDCNLSRWEEFSSIGKKDLFEVYEKLTRDSFPFVPRKQSKENSGKVLNSPNLQIFMVDGSFSFAPERKEFMSQIEAFSWRPETRFRLAVFGEGYSRIFPESSRAELRNQWKDWKPTGKSTTADLGNSLVRLRRILVSEDKMGTKPDLSVIILTNAKDGKNDSVYPAAIEALRQIGCKVTILYSSYSGPESRRPHKDAVSRGADFREVTYFQRIVTARDSKTLVFQGGRLYTTPQVLDPNAEIDETVREKVEMNGSYSAGEFLNPWALSEIYEKIRKEKVISSEPVRSNFSIVLAKSIAGSLKDRFLNSGKKALIKTKGRAFWMQFPSFFELSEGKKGAWKVTFLSSASSPEGVEVLPESVEAYPYPPPKTLDCDPSSVRNYFQNTEKSKFDCLVRGEILELSRP; the protein is encoded by the coding sequence TTGTCAAAAAATTTCTGCATAATTTGCGCCACTCTGTTAATACTTCCGGTTAGCGACGCAATAGCGACGACGATGGCATTCCTTCCAGGGCATTGGGAAGGGATGGCTCCTCAATCGATAGAGGGAACGGGTGAAAAACCGTTCGAGTTGTCTAGATTGGGTCAATTCTATGCAAGCAAAGCCTATTTGATAAAGATCAAAGATACATTTCGAGATCAAAAAGACCCCGATGCGATGGAGTATCTGCGCGCTCAACTGTCGAAAGAGCAATTTCGCGAAGCCTGTTTGCGATTTAAAACGGACTATGTCGTGAGAGACAGCGTCGAGATCCAAAACAAGATAAGAATCGATCGATCCGTCTTCGATTGTAATCTATCTCGTTGGGAAGAATTTTCTTCAATCGGCAAGAAAGATTTGTTCGAAGTATATGAGAAGTTGACCCGGGATTCATTCCCTTTCGTTCCACGGAAGCAAAGTAAGGAAAATAGCGGCAAGGTCCTCAATTCCCCGAATTTACAAATCTTTATGGTGGACGGTTCGTTTTCCTTTGCACCTGAGAGAAAAGAATTTATGTCCCAAATCGAGGCGTTTTCCTGGCGACCCGAAACTCGATTTCGCTTAGCAGTTTTTGGAGAAGGTTATTCCAGGATTTTTCCCGAATCATCCCGCGCAGAATTGAGAAATCAATGGAAAGATTGGAAACCAACCGGTAAATCAACGACCGCTGATCTGGGCAATTCTTTGGTTCGATTGCGTAGAATTCTGGTTTCCGAAGATAAAATGGGAACCAAACCGGATTTATCCGTAATCATACTGACCAATGCAAAAGACGGAAAAAATGATAGCGTCTACCCGGCGGCGATCGAAGCCCTTCGCCAAATCGGATGTAAAGTGACCATTTTATATTCCTCATATTCCGGGCCGGAATCGAGAAGACCGCATAAGGATGCGGTTAGCCGGGGCGCGGACTTTCGTGAGGTTACGTATTTCCAACGAATCGTGACGGCAAGAGATTCCAAAACTCTCGTCTTTCAGGGTGGACGCTTGTACACAACACCGCAGGTTTTAGATCCGAATGCAGAAATCGATGAAACGGTTCGCGAAAAAGTTGAAATGAACGGTTCCTATTCTGCCGGAGAATTTTTAAATCCTTGGGCTCTTTCGGAAATTTACGAAAAAATCCGAAAGGAAAAAGTCATTTCTTCCGAACCGGTCCGCAGTAATTTTTCCATCGTATTGGCTAAATCAATTGCAGGCTCCCTTAAAGATCGGTTTTTAAATTCCGGCAAAAAAGCGTTAATAAAAACCAAAGGAAGAGCTTTTTGGATGCAATTTCCCTCTTTTTTCGAACTATCCGAAGGTAAAAAAGGTGCCTGGAAAGTTACCTTTCTTTCTTCCGCATCGTCGCCCGAGGGGGTCGAAGTACTACCGGAATCGGTTGAGGCGTATCCCTATCCCCCACCAAAGACTTTGGATTGCGATCCTTCGAGCGTAAGAAATTATTTTCAGAATACGGAGAAATCAAAATTCGATTGTTTGGTGAGGGGGGAAATCTTGGAACTCTCCCGTCCCTGA
- a CDS encoding helix-turn-helix domain-containing protein — MEDFEFVALSPVTKRLLDRIRQTSASELPVLVLGENGTGKSYVGKLFHSFSKPQFPGFISIDFGLAESEGEANEIFSNLEGKDRNLILIEGFSKLGNNNQVRLLQKIRAEKGRNRYILAETPPLNEKVRQGILQESLLLEIQTLQVQLPCLRDRKEDIPSLVRFFLEEVGKRYNRKSIKISEKLGNFLLEYDYPGNLHQLRNLLEGMVSMHNTKTLDIKHLPPELFETRYRNENGLEVRTGIPLRDYEREIIRKNLLLVNGNREKAARILGISERTIYRKITEFELYDPDDEKNSPPAGENNK, encoded by the coding sequence ATGGAAGATTTTGAATTCGTTGCTCTGTCGCCCGTAACAAAAAGACTCCTGGATAGAATCCGGCAAACTTCGGCTTCGGAATTACCTGTTCTCGTCTTGGGGGAAAATGGTACGGGAAAAAGTTATGTAGGAAAGTTATTTCATTCCTTTTCAAAACCGCAATTTCCCGGTTTTATATCCATAGATTTCGGATTAGCGGAATCGGAGGGGGAAGCGAACGAAATTTTCTCCAATTTGGAAGGCAAGGATCGAAATCTTATTTTGATCGAAGGGTTTTCAAAATTAGGAAATAATAATCAAGTTCGACTTCTGCAAAAAATCCGGGCCGAAAAAGGCCGAAATCGATACATCCTCGCGGAAACTCCGCCACTCAATGAAAAAGTTCGTCAAGGAATTTTACAGGAATCTCTTTTACTGGAAATTCAAACTTTGCAAGTACAACTTCCCTGCTTGCGAGATCGTAAGGAGGATATTCCGTCCCTAGTCCGTTTCTTTTTAGAGGAAGTAGGTAAGCGATATAATCGTAAGAGTATTAAAATTTCCGAGAAGCTTGGAAACTTTCTGCTCGAATACGATTATCCGGGAAATTTGCATCAACTTCGGAATCTTCTGGAAGGGATGGTTTCCATGCATAATACTAAAACTCTGGACATTAAGCATCTTCCGCCGGAATTATTCGAGACACGATACAGAAACGAAAACGGATTGGAAGTCCGGACCGGTATTCCGTTACGTGACTATGAAAGGGAAATTATTAGAAAGAATTTACTACTCGTAAACGGAAATAGGGAGAAAGCCGCGCGAATACTGGGAATCTCGGAGAGAACAATCTACAGAAAGATCACCGAGTTTGAATTGTACGATCCTGACGACGAAAAAAATTCTCCACCCGCCGGAGAAAATAATAAATAG
- the holA gene encoding DNA polymerase III subunit delta, giving the protein MVSGTRESSAPSYENLLDFLHKAKGGIEKLPQVLFVVSEDSYEFGLVSDLYREAFRKSGDAFEVVVFVSEPGDLEAFQNEAMNLDMFAARKLFVIKSGTDFFKPLLGKGKSKLGTRTRFSSLPESVKVLVHYDHWDISKELISLFGSETKYFKSGKIYPDKRREAVLRASKEADVKLDDQAEEEFILRVNPSAGSYLKNLEKMKLYLGKKSFKLEDLKEVLFQSSEFSAPEVLDFFFERDSLRFAKEFSKFRIGKDSLLLFLSLLKDHTDKLRKFKVISRFYDTVLSEKEQSDLLEMQNYSPGRKSHMFRRLRKENSLFSDKDLLKLYDFIIDINRKIKTGAEKEDTIYYFLRRVENFFRRQDRTIQTR; this is encoded by the coding sequence GTGGTATCCGGTACTCGCGAATCTTCCGCTCCCTCCTACGAAAATCTCCTGGACTTTCTCCATAAAGCAAAAGGGGGAATCGAAAAACTGCCTCAGGTTTTGTTCGTCGTTTCCGAAGACTCGTACGAATTCGGACTAGTCAGCGATCTTTATAGGGAAGCATTTCGTAAATCCGGTGACGCATTTGAAGTAGTGGTCTTCGTGTCGGAGCCCGGAGACCTGGAAGCGTTCCAAAACGAAGCCATGAATTTGGATATGTTCGCGGCACGAAAGTTATTCGTAATTAAATCGGGCACCGATTTTTTCAAACCGCTATTAGGTAAGGGTAAATCGAAACTCGGCACCCGAACCCGGTTTTCCTCTTTACCGGAATCGGTAAAAGTTCTTGTCCATTATGATCATTGGGACATTTCCAAAGAACTAATCTCCCTATTCGGGTCGGAGACGAAATATTTCAAATCGGGAAAAATCTATCCTGATAAACGAAGAGAAGCCGTGCTCCGAGCATCTAAGGAGGCCGACGTAAAACTAGACGACCAAGCCGAAGAGGAATTTATTTTAAGGGTGAATCCCAGCGCCGGTTCTTATTTAAAAAATCTTGAAAAAATGAAATTATATTTAGGGAAGAAATCGTTTAAGCTGGAGGATTTAAAGGAAGTATTGTTTCAATCTTCGGAGTTTAGCGCACCTGAAGTCCTGGATTTCTTTTTCGAACGGGACTCTTTGCGTTTTGCAAAAGAATTCTCGAAGTTCCGAATCGGTAAGGATTCGCTTTTACTCTTCCTCTCCTTGCTAAAAGATCATACCGACAAATTACGAAAATTTAAAGTGATTTCGCGCTTTTACGATACTGTTCTCTCCGAAAAAGAACAGTCGGATTTACTGGAAATGCAAAATTACTCCCCTGGAAGAAAAAGCCATATGTTCAGGCGGTTGCGAAAGGAAAATTCCCTTTTTTCGGATAAGGATTTACTCAAACTCTACGACTTCATCATCGATATCAATCGAAAGATTAAAACCGGAGCCGAAAAGGAAGACACTATTTATTATTTTCTCCGGCGGGTGGAGAATTTTTTTCGTCGTCAGGATCGTACAATTCAAACTCGGTGA